From a region of the uncultured Draconibacterium sp. genome:
- a CDS encoding T9SS type A sorting domain-containing protein, protein MYTNKSNSKKPWYKLLCKIRNILFCFFLFSLLFISAKSSAQKAILSAGNTIENANYTLSYSIGELSIATYKKTAVTLTQGQQQGSLIITSLNSIVDLGIKAKAYPNPTSNFVMLSIEGHNTGDLKYTLTNDSGSLLLSEKNLSEQQKISMNQYKSGIYFLTVSSRKNNNIHTFKIIKQ, encoded by the coding sequence ATGTATACAAACAAGAGCAACTCCAAAAAACCATGGTATAAATTACTATGCAAAATCCGAAACATTCTATTCTGTTTCTTCCTCTTTTCTCTATTGTTTATTTCCGCAAAAAGCAGTGCACAAAAGGCAATCTTATCAGCAGGAAATACCATTGAAAATGCAAATTACACCTTGAGTTATTCCATTGGAGAACTTTCAATTGCTACCTATAAAAAAACAGCTGTAACATTAACGCAGGGGCAGCAACAAGGTAGCCTGATTATTACCTCATTAAATTCAATAGTGGATTTAGGAATTAAGGCAAAAGCCTACCCTAATCCTACCAGCAACTTTGTAATGTTAAGCATTGAAGGCCATAACACCGGCGATCTGAAATACACGTTAACCAATGATAGCGGGAGTCTCCTGTTATCAGAGAAAAATCTTTCCGAACAACAAAAGATTTCGATGAACCAGTACAAGAGTGGCATTTACTTTTTAACCGTATCAAGCAGGAAAAATAACAACATCCACACCTTTAAAATTATTAAACAATAA